From the genome of Ptychodera flava strain L36383 chromosome 3 unlocalized genomic scaffold, AS_Pfla_20210202 Scaffold_27__1_contigs__length_13241970_pilon, whole genome shotgun sequence:
GATGTTTCTCATCGCCCCCGGTGATGCAAAAATCATCCAAGGGCATATGAAAACGGCTTCGGTAAGTTTCAGCATTTTTACGTCAATGCGCCAAGTGTCAGTATTTCTAATCACAGGTCCCAACACTGACATCAACTTGTAAACTGGCTGAGTGGTAGAGTAGTCTATGGCGAACTCCACCGGGATAATACGTTTACATAGAGGGTCCAATTTTATCACTGTACAAACTTCCTTCGCCTGAACTAGCATCATTGATTTCTCGGCAGTTGCACGGGACACAAATTACAAGTTATCAGATTAAGTCAGTTGTTATATCAGTTGTTATATTACCACAATAAATAACATAGAGGTAACATATTACTGTACTTCCGGCATCCAAAACCAATCAACATTGTTCATTCAACATGATCTGAACTTTGAAAAGGTCACGACTCCAAATTTCTCCAAAACACAAACGGGACTTTGGTATGAATGACATATGTACTTCAACTCGTTACTGACTTTGTATACTCCTCTGTTTTCTCTCCTTTTCAGAACTTCAATTTCATTGATAGGTTTTGTTTCCAGCCAAATGAAAAGGGAACACTCCACTATGAAATTAAGTACAAAGCCGTAAGTATCACATTATACCGATAATGTAATGCTCTGACCTTGTACACCAAGTTGTCTTTGTGTTTAGCCATCTAGTAATTCACACCTTGCAAACATTTAATTtctaaatgaaatttttaaaccAATTAAATAATATTGCTTAGTGTGAAATCTCATTGGAAATATGCTACtcttacaaacaaacaattacagaataccattttaatttcaataactgttaCTACCGGTATGTTTGTTGGCGCAAAGCTATTTCAGTCTCTGTGAGCCAACTTCAAAATGTTAAACGTATTCCATAAACTGAATGCCGGTAGATCCATCTGCAGATTTTATCAGTATATGTCCATGGTTCAAAGGTCCTGTGATGGGGATGCCATACCAAATTGCCTTTAAGTTTTGCTTACTATGAACTGAATGGTGCCCACAGCTGTTATCAGTAAACTGACAGTCCCAGTGATAATGCAGTGCAGTGGTGTGTTGATGTGATTTTGTTCACATCCACCACATCTTAGTCTGAGGGGTCAActtgttgatattttgataaaggGATGGGGCAAGAAATTGTCTGTAGGACATGGTCCaagaaagtaatttttttagtttgacCATTGGGAAATACCAAAATGGTCACCATAACCACTAGAATCTACTGTACTTTACCTTCTCATTGCTGCAGGAAAACTGTTGTTACAAGTTATTGATGTTTAATGATGAACCTGACCAATGGCCGTATATCCGACAACATGAAGATACCTTAGTAGGTGTTTTGCTGGCTTTTAGTGAATCAAATGATATTTAAGTAGCTTCCTTTTCAAAAGTTAAGCGATTTCAATTCAAATgtctatatatgtatatctagcattttataaaatttgtgGAAATAAGTTTTCAGGTCACTTAGAGCGccataatattttttcagaacttttgttttgtggtttccctacactttctgcattgaatccctaaactgtaatttaaagccaagtatttagcatatcaatacaacctatatgagtatgatctacattgttattgttgaaaattgtattcaagtccggactagaattcatttttaaacaataaacactgatcactacacacatatataccggtacaagctgtgttgacaaaaagaatactcgaaatttcagcatgacaaacagatAGGTCAGACgcagtagttgatatacagaagcagaatactgaaagaCTTGCCACAAGtgacagcttatgtccctttgaTATGTACCAGTATGCTTATGAGATTATGAGCCTCTAGGCCAATGCCATGTTTTAGTGTACTACACAGCTTTTTgaccttttatttatttacatcacTCATTAATTCTCTTCAGACTTGTGGTGAGAAGAAGGAAGCAATTCCAGGGACTCGCAATTCcaagttgacattgactgatGGGTATAATGGATGCAAGAAAGTGACTGACTCCGATGGCATTGAGGTAATTCAGTTTTAAGTCATCAGTTAGCTTCGCCGGGATGGCTCAATAAACTTCTTCTTGATACAGGCAAATTTCATGTATTATGTGTACATTGTACTGGTATATTGTATTCACTGTGCAAGAACTTTCTAAACCTTCCTATGCTAACATAAAGAGATCAGAAATATCATGAATGACAATGAGTTAGAGGAAAGACTCTTTGTCCACTGCTTTTTCCTCGTTACAAACATTTCAAGCTTTGCATTCATGAAATGTGTGAAAACAACACTATCTTCCAGAAATACATATTATAGACTGAAATACAGTGGTTTGATATCTAATGGAATAGCTATAGTAACTTGTCGTGTCAGAGCAAGATAGTGGTAACtgacattttggcaaaagtAATTCTTCTGCTGAAAATACCAGTAATCTGAAATTACTTGTCACATTGACTGAAATTCAAATAGAATATATTCTTTGTGTAGAACAATTTTTGCATTCAGATTTTGGAATCTAGTATTAACAAACTGACATTTCTAGCGCCCCTGTTAAATTCTTGAATTTCTTTTTATGACTTTACGACACATTGGTAAGGTTGTTTTGTAAAGTCAGCCATCAGCAATGTCAGACGTCTTGTGGACTGTACTCACCATTATTGTATGAACTCTTTTTTCCAGTGGATGCACTGTGTTGGAGGTCGCTCCTTTCAAACACCTCGTGCACGTTGGTGGTACTTGGTGATGAGTAACTGTTACTCTGATGTAGCTATGGACTTTGATTATAACATTACTATGACCAATGGTGTCAAGTTATGGGATAAACACTTCTCAGCTGATGAAAGGTGTAAGTATTGGGAAAGTTATCGTAATACCAGTTATGAAAACCTATCTCATTAGTGCTGAGTAAATTAAGGTTAACTGAAACTTGATTATATAATGCTTTGATTCATTTTATGATATTGATGTCTCAATGACAACAGTACATTGAGAAAAATCATATTCTGTGAAATAATGAATGGTTAGcaagaatttttattttcattattttgtatcTGCTTTGTTTTTGTTAAGATTTTTGGAGGATAGGCAAATTGTGTTGGAACCCCTGGAAGCATCCGTGTTGTCCTGTAATACAGTTGTATTGATATTCTCAGGGGAACCCTTATAACATGATTTGAGAACCCTTTAAAGGggcaaagtcggccatttttcatgaattttgtttgatacgagatatgttctatttattcattcttacgatggtttcatttattgtGTCTAagactggggtcgaatatatatatggtcacccattcatttcagtatctttcaacatgtcaaacaatataagtagtatctcgtatcaaaacaattcttgaaaaatggccgactttgtccttttaaaacaaaatggacatcacacaTATGATACAGTCTCAGACAGGGTGAAGACAGAGTACTTCAACATTAATCAGGAGTAGCACAAGAGACTACAAAATAGACAAGAACAACACACATAAAATACAGCAGTTGACGGACACTCTGTGTACTGAGTAGAGGCTGCATAGAGTGTACTGGTACATCTTCTGTACATTTGAGCAAGCATTGTCAACTGCTCCTGTTACTGGTCCtataatgataaattttttttctgatcttcAATCTTTCAGATATTCTGGAAACTAATTTGGTGTTTATGGTTTTATATTTCTTCCTGTCTGTGATCACCATCCGATTTTCCAGTAAGTAATGtatctgtcaaaatatttactttacCAGTTCGTATTGGATGAACCATGTACTTTCCACTAAGCATTTGTCCAATTGTTTCCTTATCTAGGAATATTTGCTTGTCCAGTAAGTACTGGTCTTGACAAGTAATAAATAAGATTATTGTACTCTTACCAAAGTTATAGAAAGCATTACTGCACTGAATGTTTTTCAGGAAAGGGGTGAAAATTTACCTGAATAAAAATTTTAGTTGTTTAATACTTTGTGATTGCTAAATAGCATAGAGAGCACAGCATCACTCAATGTGGCTTTTAATTAATAAAGCTCACAAGTACAACCATATCGTACAAAGTATTATAAAGGCAATTTAATGTAATTTCATTGTGTTGTTCTTACAGAGATTCTGTCAGAACGGAGATTTCTACACTCTACATACAAGTTGTTTGCCTTCTCAGTATTGGCAGAATTTTCCAGTTTGTTTCTGATGACAATTGCATACGGCATGTACGGAAAGACTGGTTTACCGTATCCTGGATTGGAAATGTTTGGTAAGTGAATCACAAGTTAGTAGTAATAGGTCAGCTAAAATGACAGATATGCCATATACTGCTTTGTAACTTTTGTGTCCATGCCTCAGTCAATATAATTTATATTACATGAGATTACCCATAaataaaattgatgtgcatggtAGTAACCCCTGGTGCAGGAATCCAGTACAATAAAATGAAAGGAAACTTATCAATTAGAATGTTACTTCAACTATATTTCTTTGCTTCATGAATATTacagtcaaatgatgacaagGGGATCATCCAAGCCCTgacaatattttatgaatttttgcaattttcgtAGTTCACATAATTCAAttgacagaaaaacaaaattatattgaTTCAAAAGAGTGAATATATGACCTatggattttatttatttatttatttatttatctgtttttctttgtctATTTTCTTATGTATTCCCAGCAAACTTGATTGAATCAGCAGGAATTCTGGTCTTCATCTTGACGATCATTTTGCTAGGCAAAGGATTTACAATCACAAGGTAGAtaagtttttctcaaaatccatcGAAAATCACAATTGACTGTTTAGATCATTGACAATAAACTGCTTAGTCTGTTATCATTGGGTTTCCCTCATATCCATACCatgcagggttttacatcactttttacttttgagagtccctgggacccctggtgttagaaaatgggagtcctacatcaaaatatgggggtcccaatttatttcaaaagaatattttattgtttatccatgccatggttttcactgtgttcaattagtattataacacacggcaaatggttgcacatttcttaaaataattcttacatgaaaattctagttcatactCTGCGggccctcattgatcaattcaaagaacactattcataattgaaattatctcataactttaatgacaagttcacaacattgtgaaatttgaaaaagtattcaaatttgtcaaattgacaagaaggtaagtaatttcatactctgaaatggcatACACCTAGCAAGTCCAGTAGGTTTTAGTTCACACACTGCCAGCAGCtccttcagcaaataacctagcagtgttcatgaaatcaaaatcatctatgatggggccaaccagtttgatgaacattaatctattaagcctttgaggattgagtctatttcatgccctctgtttgatggcattttgtactgaaaagcccctctcacatggggcagaggacactggtatgacaagagcaattttagcaagaatggcaaaatcaggatactcctctgtaaaatcagttagcaacagcttgatatacatatcaaaattcagtgcgtccctatgagatcttgtgaagtgtttgtaaacaaaaaagtgtgccctagctctattagcatcaatacctggtgtattgttataatgattcaacagttgatcaagctggttgaccccatagtcaggtaggttggccaaattttcaggatatctgtgtgggttgagaatcacatcaaaacattccagaatattcatctcatcatctggaaatctgcaatctaaattctgcagcagtttgttgatataattttctcgtACACTACAGAACctgtctgagtggctgattgtcagtgatttgaatgtttttgtatgtgtttttctgaccattgccaggaacatcacccaaatcattaaagacttctttgacagtgtgtgaatcattagtcattgtattcaatgtgtccctagtagactgaacactttttgtgatatgggataggttgacagaatctttctgaaatgtaattctcaaaattccaatcacagtaaggacatcaatcaataaggcagtgaatagcagaaacaatgaattggagacaaatttcaacaacccatcagcctttcccccttttttgtcacttgcaagtgccaaggcaattggctaaaaactgatgaaaatcatctttacagctgattcaaccgacagccagcgaacagatgtaggctcagtaatttgttttgccttcccattcaacagagtttgaatttctctaagtttgtcatatctcacactagagtcattaaagtatttatacaatgaatggattatattatgttattctttgcaatattcaatatctctgcctgcttgagaagcagcaagattcaatcgatgtgcaacacagtgcacttgaacaaggttgagatttctggcttttaattttgcacccaacccgttcAAACGACCGGTCATACGGCCGCCCCGTCTGTTCCTAGTCCATATGTTTTGTCTACGGccgcgtcacagatttctttcctagtcaaaaattcaatcaaggcgttttcgatccctgcagcagtggcatctgttatttgctggttaccgaggaaagaaacattcgcctcgccattctgaatatatcgaacatatatggcaagtttcttatgaacggTTATCAACTTAtgtcacaagtctcatccaacatgataccgatgaaatcacttgcatgtatgctatcatcagggacttctcgatcacacgttgaatacacaaactccataactatctgaggatgtttgtaatattcaatgtctaagccgttcagattctgtagatgcatgatgtcagtgaatacatcgcatggaaggtcacgtttagcgatcagataaacagtacgtaattgtgcagcgtacgcctcgagttcgttactcTAACCCTGCACCTGCCGGTCCTCTGCAGATTTGCGAGTAAGATTTGCGAGTAGTAAATTGTGACCTCAAGCTTAGGATTTTAAcacttgtgagatgactttttgagtcctgatgacgagtgagagttgaatgttgaaaattagaacAACCTTCCGTGGACGGGCATGTAACATTCGCTTTCAACATACATcgcattccatgacgtttcgctcttcCGAATATCGAAGCCGTTTAAATCTATCGagccaacttctgttgaatgttcgtaattttgctgacttggtcgggggacctgatgtatcagtatcgcatggcgtagctgcTGTTTCGGCCTCGACCAAACCTGCATAGTGCTGGTTGCTGCAGCCGCCgaaaaactttcgcagatcgGCTTGTTTTTTGGGTGTTTGACACGACCCCCCATGATGCATAAATATGTGTTAATCGCCGCAAACCTgaaatcgaccaattaaaaatcagttttcattttgaaagtcactttttaccgtattgaaatttgtttccgcgggtaccattggtcatcaaacagtggaggccaatgcactacggagcattccattaaagtaaggggtcggtaaggtttactgggatgtgttttacgtgttcagcaacTTCGCGATgtatacaccagcaacagatatttctgcgtccgaagggacgcgtagtttagtttttgaggggtcctgcgtccggttttatgcgtaaaggacgcagaaatgcgcgtcatgtaaaaccctgccaTGTATCAaaccattttttattttccttcaatAAAGGATACTGCTGTGATATTTCACTTTTGACTGAGTATCCTCACAATTCAAGTTTATATCTGTTGTAGCTAGCAAAGCACCATGTTTCAATgtttaaattattataaaatgacatTTATAGAAGAATTCACGGTACTTGCCAGCCTAACATACGGTATACAAGGTATTTGAAAAGCATGCAGTCAGGTTGACATAGAGTGCCTTTTACTTGCTTTGTGTCTCTctattacttttatttttttcactttagtGCTCTGCATTGAACTCTTAATTGTTTTACATAAGCTTGTTGTGATTTAAAAAATACTATCAATGTGTTTACTCTTTATTTTCACTTGTTGATTTGTAAATGAATCAAAGAAAGACTAAAAATCACATGTGTTTTCATTTCAACAGAGGTAAACTGAGTGAAGTGAGTTTGACAAAGCTGGCAGTCTTCATGACGGTATACACCATTGTGTACTGTGCTCTGTACTTCTGTGAGGAAACAATGTTTGACCCAAGAGACGTTCTCTACAAATACGAATCTTATGCCGGCTATGGACTGATTGGACTGTATTTCATTGGTAAGTGATTTGTACTGGAACTGGTATGAGGAATTAAATAACAACTAACAAATCAGTGGTGTGTGGAAAGAAATAGCACAGACTACTACAACAATCATCTCATAGGATACAAACTGTTAATAGTAGCACACATTAAATGCACTGATGCTTGTGCCTTTCTGAGAAATTCTTTCACAGTGACTGTCAATTCTCACAGTTCTGCACGACTGGTAAATCTCACCATGATCTTGACATTGACCTAGTATGACTGTGCCATACGATTTTCTTACATTCATCATCATTGGTCGTTGTCATGATCTCTACGTGACCTTTCATTCTTGTAGTTTTGGTGACACCAGTATATGATAAGCTTCCAAGTATACCACTTTTGCTAGTAGGAAAAAAAAGCTACTTTCGTTTACAAATGTGGCGTTTCAGGAGAGAAATCTCTGCATAAGATTGCTTATTGtactttgttttgtaaatttgtggATTTCATTACACCAATAAAAACATGACTATGTAAGTCAGGTCATTCAGTGTTCATGAACATAGCCAATTCACAGCATATCATTTCACTGTTCAGGATTTGTATGGACTCACTATGCCATCTACTTCTCCATCAAACATCACCCTGACATGGTAGAATTCTACGTTCAATTTGGTGTGGTATTCTCTTTCTGGTGGCTGGCTACTCCTGTGACTATCCTTGTCTGCAACTATGCTATCGATGCCTGGGTTAGGTATGTACATATGGGCACATTTTCTGTTAGCATTGACATGCTGTCAATTACAATGCTTCTCAGATACTGTATGTATTGTAGAATAATTGTATTGTTCTACTCTGAATGGAGAAACTATAGTCTGACACTGACAATGAACCCATCTTCATTTATCTAATTCCATCCTCATTTATCTCATTCTCATAATCTAATTGCATTCTTATCAATCTAATCCCATCTTTATGCTAATCCCATTCTTATTGAGCTACCCTTTCACCCTGGAGTATATGTTCTCAGCAACTTCTCAGACTGCTTCCCTTCAAAGATGGCCAAATTTGTCTGAGAAACAGTTGTACTTATTGTAAAGTGTGATGGTTGAGTTGTATGATGTACCGGTAAATATTTCCCTGTAGCCCTGATCAAGAGACAATTTCATCAATGACAATGCTAGATTCTGCAACTTGGGTCTCACCGGATATTTGTAAagttaaatttattttgtttagtGGAAGATTGTTATGCTCAATCTGATAagtaaacttgaaagaaatgtcTGCAAACTCCATGTACTTGAAGACCTTAGCTATGCTGATTGCTTAAACCTGAAAATTTCTATGATTTAAACATACACTACCACTGGGGAGCCATTTACTGTACACTCTGTCTTAATATTAGCTGTTCACACAATTCCAAATTTTTAGTGAGAACTCAATCTGAATCTGGTTTAAGTATGATAATCAGTTTTTTTGCTGCTGTCAAAAATTCCTGACCAGTCACATCAGCTCTGCCATGAACAGTAGCATTCAAAGATACCCAGTCATGGCAGCGTCCATGTACTGTACACTCTTGTTATTATTTGATCAGCAAATAACACAGTGTCTGTATGTAATATTATGTATTCCAGAGCTAAGGTTGTGAATGCAATTGAGAGAGTTGTCATCTGTATTGGACACATCTTCTTCCTGATACTGACCAGACCAAATGCTGCTAACAGGAACTTCCCATTCAACATCAAGACAACACAGGTCAGtggatttcaaaaaatattccgtCTAGTCTGTGTTCCCTTGAATGTAAGCAACGGCGAAGAAAATGACTGCATTGATTTGAATCCAAGTGTATCAGAGATGTGCTTTGAAAAGTCAATATATGTCATCAAAAACGCAGTACCGGTATATGTCCAAAGCAAATCTCTCCTATCTTCAGTGAGAAATCAATTGTCAGTGATCATCTACCTTAggataaattacaataattttatCTTACAGATTGATAGTCAGAAAGGATATTTTCCAGAAGCGTACACTGGTACCCCATCTGTATTGAAGGCTGAAGCTGGGCAGATTACAAATCTTAAGTTTACTGATCTCTTTGTTACAGACAAAACTCCTAAAGTCAAGCAGGCAGAACAAAGTCAGGTATTTATAGAATCTAACTGATATTGTTATTcctattttccccttttttcctAAAGACATCATGAAACCATAATCCTTATTGTTTGTATTTAATCTGTTAGTGAAGTGACTGAATTTGCAAAAGTTTTAATCTttttttgaagtgtttttaaagaaaaaaatggatGTATTCCTTCAGCttaattactgttattgttCAACTGATAGTTTACAATTAAATGTTTGCTTTGACATGTGTAAAATAAGATATTGCTATCACTGACACATTGCAAACACACTGTACAgtattttggacaaaattgtATTGTCGAAAGATAACCTATGAATCAAGCTTTGAATGAAACTTGACTTTAGTAGCTTTTTGTCACCATGACATTGATATACTCAAGTAAATGAGGGTTCTTCTCCCCTGCATGACACATAAAACGTGGATAAGATCTCAGAAGTGACAATTAGAACAGAGATATTTTTTTCACCTTTGACAATGCACTGTAGCTTTGTAGGAATATTGTCTGTATGTTTTTCTGAAATTGacactttttcaattttaagccATGTTCATAGATTTTATGCTGATGTTGCAATattaataattgataattttctGGCATTTAAACTCTTCAGtctgtttttagtccccacggacaccgtccggggggacttataggttggtcatgtccgtgtgtctgtgcgtacgttcacacagatatctcagagaggcaagaagcgatttcattcaaacttggtacaaggattacttcatatgtcatacagatgtacgtcgatttgttttgtgatacgatccaatatggctgccaggcagccattttattacgattttttcatgtacagagccataactcagacatgtttcaactgattttattcaaagtgggtacaaagacattgaccaatgtcatagatatgcatgtcaatttgttttgggatacaatccaatatggccgccaggcggccattttattacaattttttcatgtacagagccataactcagacatgattcaaccgattttattcaaagttggtacaaggagattgaccaatatcatagatatgcacgtcaatttgttttgtgatacgatccaatatggccgccaggcggccattttattacaattttttcatgtacagagccataagtcagacatgtttcaatcgattttactcaacgttggtacaaggacattgaccaatttcatagacatgcatgtcgatttgttttgtgatacgatccaatatggccaccaggcggccattttattacaattttttcatatacagagccataactcagacatgtttcaaccgattttattcaaagttggtacaaggacattgacctatgtcatagatatgcatgtcaatttgttttgtgatacgatccaatatggcttctgtgtggccattttattacgattttttcatatacagaggcataactcagacatatctcaaccgattttattcaaagttggtacaaggacattgacctatgtcatagatatgtacgtcgatttgttatgtgatacgatccaatatggctgcatggcagccattttgttacaattttttcatgtacagagccataatactctcaggtatatctcaaccgatttttattcaaagttggtacaaggacattaacctatgtcatacatatttatgtcaatttgtttcatgatatgatccaatatggctgcatggcagccattttgttacaattttttcgtgtccttagccaaaacttgggcatgtctcaactaattttattcaccgattttattcaaacttagtacaaggacattgacctatgtcatacacagtgttctccccaggccgtttaacaggatcggccccgatcctttatttttttcgcccgatcctttattttttcgcccgatcctttattttttcaagcCGATCCTGTTTCGTGTCCGCCGATTCTCTTTCAATGTGGctgaagacctattgtttctcggcggcgattttgtgtgaaacGAGTTCAAGTGTGAAACGGTTCTAATGTGGCGATAACACGACGTGCCAGATGATTAAAAGGTTTATTCCATcgccaaaatgtgtgaaatggttagaCTGTTCTCCTCTCATGTCGATGCTTTAGGTGTTTTACACACATGAGGCAGGGTTATCGGGTGCAAAGCACCCAAGTCGCGCTTGTCTGTGAGGAGAATAAACGGGGCGGCCGTGTAGTGCAAATGAACATCGGCTAAGACGGATgaaacttaaattcaaaaagcagGAAATGTGTTACGCTGCCGA
Proteins encoded in this window:
- the LOC139126445 gene encoding transmembrane protein 145-like — protein: MMKSTSLMFGSIWMLGCILVIQMFLIAPGDAKIIQGHMKTASNFNFIDRFCFQPNEKGTLHYEIKYKAENCCYKLLMFNDEPDQWPYIRQHEDTLTCGEKKEAIPGTRNSKLTLTDGYNGCKKVTDSDGIEWMHCVGGRSFQTPRARWWYLVMSNCYSDVAMDFDYNITMTNGVKLWDKHFSADERYILETNLVFMVLYFFLSVITIRFSKILSERRFLHSTYKLFAFSVLAEFSSLFLMTIAYGMYGKTGLPYPGLEMFANLIESAGILVFILTIILLGKGFTITRGKLSEVSLTKLAVFMTVYTIVYCALYFCEETMFDPRDVLYKYESYAGYGLIGLYFIGFVWTHYAIYFSIKHHPDMVEFYVQFGVVFSFWWLATPVTILVCNYAIDAWVRAKVVNAIERVVICIGHIFFLILTRPNAANRNFPFNIKTTQIDSQKGYFPEAYTGTPSVLKAEAGQITNLKFTDLFVTDKTPKVKQAEQSQGDSAVSSGITLDAWIEREGLWALRNVVIKEY